A portion of the Kribbella jejuensis genome contains these proteins:
- a CDS encoding MFS transporter, which produces MTWDARLWGALLVVCGVIFLDGLDVSMVGMSLPSIGADLGVSLASLQWVVTGYVLGYGGLLLLGGRTADLLGRRRVFLIALAVFAVVSMLSSLASNPELLIAARFVKGVAAAFTAPAALSIITTTFHEGPDRNRALSIFTTCAASGFSMGLILGGALTEVGWRWTFLMPGPVALIVLLFGIKLIPNSPRDDAAGGYDVPGAVTVTAGMLSLVYAVVGAEHAGWVSVQTIGLFALAVVLLAGFVAIELRTKHPLVRLGILRNASLRRANLAILTVFGSYVAFQLIGTMYLQNLLGWSSFQTALGFLPAGLLVATLSPNVGKIVDRVGTEKMIIVAMAFFVAGYALSLRIGPESAYFSTVFPTIMLLGLGFALGFPSLNIQAVSGVPDHEQGLASGLFNTSNQVGGAVVLAIVTAVISGQTAGVTAASGVLSAYKSGLGVVTGIAALGLVIALTGLRGLKARRAAEEAEAAELAAVQDELAAEEMTPAA; this is translated from the coding sequence ATGACCTGGGACGCGCGCCTCTGGGGGGCCCTCCTGGTGGTCTGCGGTGTGATCTTCCTCGACGGCCTGGACGTCTCCATGGTCGGCATGTCACTGCCGTCCATCGGCGCCGACCTGGGCGTCTCCCTTGCCTCTCTGCAGTGGGTCGTGACCGGCTACGTGCTCGGGTACGGCGGTCTGCTGCTGCTCGGCGGCCGGACCGCCGACCTGCTCGGCCGGCGCCGGGTCTTCCTGATCGCGCTGGCCGTCTTCGCCGTCGTCTCGATGCTGAGCTCACTGGCCAGCAATCCCGAACTGCTCATCGCCGCGCGGTTCGTGAAGGGTGTCGCCGCGGCGTTCACCGCCCCGGCCGCGCTCTCGATCATCACCACCACCTTCCACGAAGGGCCGGACCGCAACCGCGCCCTGAGCATCTTCACCACCTGCGCCGCCAGCGGCTTCTCGATGGGCCTGATCCTCGGCGGCGCACTGACCGAGGTCGGCTGGCGCTGGACCTTCCTGATGCCCGGTCCGGTCGCCCTGATCGTGCTGCTGTTCGGCATCAAGCTGATCCCGAACAGCCCGCGGGACGACGCCGCCGGCGGGTACGACGTACCGGGTGCGGTGACCGTCACCGCCGGAATGCTGTCCCTGGTGTACGCGGTCGTCGGCGCGGAACACGCCGGCTGGGTCTCGGTGCAGACGATCGGGCTGTTCGCACTGGCCGTCGTGCTGCTGGCCGGCTTCGTCGCGATCGAGCTGCGCACCAAGCACCCGCTGGTCCGGCTCGGCATCCTGCGGAACGCGTCGCTGCGGCGCGCGAACCTGGCCATCCTGACCGTCTTCGGTTCGTACGTCGCCTTCCAGCTGATCGGCACGATGTACCTGCAGAACCTGCTCGGCTGGTCGTCCTTCCAGACCGCGCTCGGGTTCCTCCCGGCCGGCCTGCTGGTCGCCACGCTGTCCCCGAACGTCGGCAAGATCGTCGACCGGGTCGGCACCGAGAAGATGATCATCGTCGCGATGGCGTTCTTCGTCGCCGGGTACGCGCTGAGCCTGCGGATCGGCCCGGAGTCGGCGTACTTCTCGACCGTGTTCCCGACCATCATGCTGCTCGGTCTCGGGTTCGCGCTCGGGTTCCCGTCGCTGAACATCCAGGCCGTGTCCGGGGTCCCGGACCACGAGCAGGGGCTGGCCTCGGGGCTGTTCAACACGTCGAACCAGGTCGGCGGCGCGGTCGTACTGGCGATCGTGACCGCGGTGATCAGCGGTCAGACCGCAGGCGTCACCGCCGCGTCCGGCGTGCTCTCGGCGTACAAGTCGGGACTCGGGGTCGTGACCGGAATCGCGGCGCTCGGATTGGTCATCGCGCTGACCGGTCTGCGCGGGCTGAAGGCCCGGCGGGCGGCCGAAGAGGCTGAGGCGGCCGAGCTGGCTGCGGTACAGGACGAGCTGGCGGCGGAGGAGATGACGCCTGCAGCGTGA
- a CDS encoding MarR family winged helix-turn-helix transcriptional regulator — protein sequence MTAMKVSGGPGETTADVSADVREWRELLARHADLTCALDRALQAGHSLGMSEYEVLERLAELPEHSAKVATIAKSVHLSQSALSRVIGRLEVAGLVERHMCPEDRRAINVRLTEQGLQRQAEAQPTQRQVLAQRLHAPLVKTCEPVLSPGE from the coding sequence ATGACCGCTATGAAGGTCAGCGGTGGGCCTGGTGAGACCACCGCCGATGTCAGCGCCGACGTCAGGGAATGGCGCGAGCTGCTGGCCCGCCATGCGGACCTGACCTGCGCCCTCGACCGGGCACTGCAGGCCGGCCACTCGCTCGGCATGAGTGAGTACGAGGTGCTCGAGCGGCTCGCCGAGCTGCCGGAGCACTCCGCGAAGGTCGCGACGATCGCGAAGTCCGTGCACCTCAGCCAGAGCGCCCTGTCCCGGGTGATCGGCCGGCTCGAGGTCGCCGGTCTGGTCGAGCGGCACATGTGCCCGGAGGACCGGCGGGCGATCAACGTCCGGTTGACCGAGCAGGGCCTACAGCGGCAGGCCGAGGCGCAGCCCACCCAGCGTCAGGTGCTCGCGCAGCGCCTGCACGCACCGCTGGTGAAGACCTGCGAGCCCGTACTCTCAC